CTCCCCGTTTATCGGCCTCTTCGGCACCGTCATGGGCATCATCGACGCCTTCCACGGCCTCGGCACCGCTGGCGCGGCAACACTGCGCGCGGTCGCCCCGGGAATCTCGGAGGCGCTCATCACCACCGCCGCCGGAATTCTCGTCGCTATTCCTGCCGTCATCGGCTACAACCAGTTGACGGCGCAGCTCCGCGACTTCGGCTCGCGCATGGACGACTTCGGCCGCGAGCTGCTGAACGCTATCGAGAACGCTGCCGCCTACGTGCCGCCGCCGACTCAGCAGCCCGAACCCGCGACGCTCGCGCAGGAACGGCGGAGGGGCGTCTAACATGGCCTTCTCCGCCAAGGGCCGCACCCAAACCGCGCTCGCCGACATCAACATCACGCCGCTGGTAGACGTGGTGCTGGTGCTGCTGCTCATCTTCATGCTCACGGCTCCGGTACTCCAGTCCGGCATCGACGTGGCGATTCCCCACACGCGCTCCACCCAGACGCTCACCGAAGAGCGCATGGTCATCACGATCGACAAGGACCAGAACGTCTTTCTCCAGGCCAGCGGGGCCGATAAGCCCGTCAACGTAGCCGACCTGCCCGAGCTGCTCAAGGCCCATGCCGCAGACCCCGGCAAGCAGACCGTTTACGTCCGCGCCGATGAGCGGGTTCCCTTCGGAGCCTTTGCCTCGGTCATGGAGTCGGTCAAACGCTCCGGCATCACCAATATCAGCATCGTGACACAGCCCTTCGAGAAGTAATTCCCCGATGCCCACTGAGCTTCTCCCAATCCGACGCCCCATCGACACCGGCGAACGCACGCCCATCGGCCTCGGCGGAGCCATCCTGCTGCACGTCCTCATTGTGGGTCTGGTGCTGGGCTGGTCGCTGGCCGATTTTACCCGCCACAAGGGTTGGGGCCAGGCCGATATGCAGGCCGGGGCCATCCAGGCCACGATGGTCAACTCGCTGCCGCTGCCGCCAAAGCAGCTCACCAAGGACAATGCCGTCCTGACCAGCGAGAAGCCCAGCCCCGCGCCCGAGCCGCCGCCCAAGGCCAAAGCCGAGCCTCCACCCAAGCCGAACGAAGTTCTGATCCCCACCAAGGCTCCGCCGCCCAAGCCGGTCAAAACCGCTGAGAAGCCTACGCCAGCGCCGCCCAAGCATCCGCAGCCCGTCGTCCCGCAGCCCACCAAGGCCACCACGGGCGAGACCGCCGGGGTGCGCATCCCGCAGGCCGTCACGCAGCTCAAGAATGGCACCGCCAGTATGACCGTCGAGGACAAGGCCTTCGGCGACCGTTATGCCTACTACGTTCGTATCGTGAACCAGAAGGTCGCGGCGCAGTGGCTCACGGCTGAGGCTGACTCTCGCGCCTCAAACGGCAAGCGCGTCACCATCATCTTCGATATCGACCACGACGGTGTGCCCTCGAACGCTCGTGTCGGTACCCGTAGCGGTTCGCCTACATTGGATATGTCGGCGTTAAGGGCCGTGCAGCGCGTTGACGGATTCGGCCCGTTGCCGCAGGGAAACCACATTACGGTTGAGTATTCATTCGACTACAAACAGCCTTAGGTACTTCGTACGGTTCTCGGGGTTGCATGGGCAAATATGCCACAGCGGGCCATCGAGCATTAAGGGCTGGGTTGAAGAAAGCGTACCTCGGGGGCTAAAACCCGCATCTGTGGCGGGTTGGAGATGTCCGGGCTAAAGCCCGGACCTACCTCAGAAGCAACCGCAAAAGCAGAGACCAAAAGCAATAACAAATGGCTGTCGCCCGTGTCTCATTGAGATATAGATTTTAACTGCCTACCCCACCAGCTTTTCATCCAGCAGATCCAACCCACCGGCGTCTTTCACCCACTTCGCTGCCCGTGTGCCCAAAGCAACAGCATCTTCACCGGCCTCGGTCCGCAGAGTTACCTCCACCGACTGTTCCCCATCCCGCGCCAGCACCTGCGCCCTCATCTCCCAACCTCCGGCGCGGGCCTGACAGTAAGCTCCCAGCGGCAGGTCGCACCCGCCGCCCATCCCATTCAGGAACGCCCTCTCGGCCTCGACCGCAAAGCGCGTCTCCCAGCACTCCAGCGCCCGGACAGCCGCGTAGATTGCGGCATCCCGAGTTACATCTACAGCGTGCTCGGGATGCCGAGTCTCCAGCCCAAGAGCCCCCTGCCCCGGAGCGGGCGTCAGCTCATCCACCCCAAACCGCTGATGCACCGACTCCGTACGGCCGATCCGGTCCAGGCCGGCACAGGCCAGCACCAGCGCGTCGCACTCGCCGTCCTCCAGCTTGCGTAACCGCGTGTCGATGTTACCGCGCATCTCCACGAACTGAAGATCGGGCCGAAGCGCCAGAAGCTGAGCTCGCCGCCGCGGGCTGGTGGTGCCGATCCGCGCCCACTCCGGCAGCATGTGCAGTCCCCAGTACGTCTCGCAGACGAAGGCATCGCGTGCGTCGGCTCGGGGCGGAATCGCTGCCATCGCAAAGCGTGCATCCATCGTGGTGGGCAGATCCTTCAGGCTGTGTACAGCCAGGTCGATCCGCCCTGCGGCCAGTGCCTCTTCGATCTCCTTGATGAAGATCCCCTTGCCGTCCGGCTTCTCGCCGTTGGGGCCTGCGGGCAGCACGAACCCCGGCGTCTGCATCCGGTCGCCGGTGGTACGGATGACCTCGATCTCGACCGTATTACCCGCGCGCCGCAGCTCATCGGCGATAAAGTTCGCCTGCCACAGCGCCAGCTGCGACCCTCGTGACCCAATCCGAATCGTATCCATATCAACACCAGAATACCGTTCCCGGAGACACTGCGGGCGATTTCGGATACTTCGGGGTTAACTCCCTCGACGGCCATCCTTGGCCACGTACAACTCTTCCAGCCGAGCCAGCCCCGCCGTATCTCCCTGCGCCGCCGCATCGCGCACTGCCATCAGCGGAGCGTGCAGAAACTTGTTCGTCAGCGACCGCGTCAACGCCTCGACGGCCTCGATCTGAGCCGGGGTAAGTCCGGCCAGCCGCGCCTGTACCCTGGCCAGCTCGCCCTGCCGCAGCGTCTCCGCCTGCGCCTGAAGAGCCTTGATGACCGGCACTGCGTCCAGCGACAGCAGCTTCTGCTGGTAGCGGTCGACCTCGCTGGTCACGATCCGCTCCGCCTCGGCTGCTTCACGGCTGCGGTCGGCCATGTTCGCCGCGGCCACTTGTTGCAGGTCGTCGATGTCGTAGACGAAGCAGCCCTCGACCTCGTTGACCTTGGGGTCCACGTCGCGGGGCACGGCGATGTCGATAAAGAAGATTGGCCGTCCCTTCCGCCGCTGCACAAAGCTCTGCCCATGCTGGCGGCCGAAGATCTGGTGCGCCGCTCCGGTCGAGGTAATCACGATATCGGCTCGATGCGCCTCGGCGTACAGATCCTCGAAGGGCAGCACGCCGGTCGTAATCTTCGGCGTCCGCAGCGAGTCGGCGATCTTCTCCGCGCGCTCCACCGTGCGGTTCGAGACCAAAATCGACCCCACACCCTGCTCGATCAGGTGCCGCGCCGCCAGTTCCGACATCTTGCCCGCGCCCACCAGCAGCACGGTCTTGTTGGCCAGCGCGCCGAAGATCTTCCTGGCCAGGTCCACGGCCACACTTGCAATCGACACGCTGGAGCTGCCGATCTGCGTCTCCGTCCGAACTTTCTTCGCCACCGTGAACGCGCGTTGCAGCAGAGGCTCCAACGTGCCGGAGACTGCGCCCACCTCCCGCGCGACCGAGTAGGATTCCTTTACCTGCCCCAAAATCTGGGGCTCGCCGACTACCATCGAGTCCAGAGAAGATGCGACCCGGAACAGGTGCCGCACGGCCTCACGCTCGCGGAACTCGTACAGATGCGGCTGGATCGTCGCCGCCGGGACGGCAAAGTACTCGTGCAAAAACCGCAGCAGGTCGGGAGCGTCTTCCTGTAGAGTCAGGATCTCCACACGGTTGCAGGTCGAAAGGATCAGCCCTTCGCGAATCCCCGGCTGCTGGGCAAGGCTTCTGGTCGCATCGGCCAGCCGTCCAGCCGGGATCGCCAGCCGCTCGCGCACGTCTACCGGAGCGGTGTTGTGGTTGACTCCCAGGAGCACCAGGCTCTGCTCACTCATAGCGCGGTAAACCTGTGTACGGACGAGAACTGGTTCGCGGCCCACACCGTTAGCACCACAAAGAAGACGAAGCTGGAGAGATAGACCGCTCTCCGGCCCCGCAGGCCCGAGCTTCTGCGGATGAAGATCATCGCCACGTAGGCCAGCCACATGGCAAAGGCCAGCAGGATCTTCGGGTCGCGGAAGTAGCTGGCGCCGTAGTCGATCTGCGCCAGCAGA
This is a stretch of genomic DNA from Granulicella sp. WH15. It encodes these proteins:
- a CDS encoding biopolymer transporter ExbD, giving the protein MAFSAKGRTQTALADINITPLVDVVLVLLLIFMLTAPVLQSGIDVAIPHTRSTQTLTEERMVITIDKDQNVFLQASGADKPVNVADLPELLKAHAADPGKQTVYVRADERVPFGAFASVMESVKRSGITNISIVTQPFEK
- a CDS encoding TonB family protein, with the translated sequence MPTELLPIRRPIDTGERTPIGLGGAILLHVLIVGLVLGWSLADFTRHKGWGQADMQAGAIQATMVNSLPLPPKQLTKDNAVLTSEKPSPAPEPPPKAKAEPPPKPNEVLIPTKAPPPKPVKTAEKPTPAPPKHPQPVVPQPTKATTGETAGVRIPQAVTQLKNGTASMTVEDKAFGDRYAYYVRIVNQKVAAQWLTAEADSRASNGKRVTIIFDIDHDGVPSNARVGTRSGSPTLDMSALRAVQRVDGFGPLPQGNHITVEYSFDYKQP
- the hemC gene encoding hydroxymethylbilane synthase, whose product is MDTIRIGSRGSQLALWQANFIADELRRAGNTVEIEVIRTTGDRMQTPGFVLPAGPNGEKPDGKGIFIKEIEEALAAGRIDLAVHSLKDLPTTMDARFAMAAIPPRADARDAFVCETYWGLHMLPEWARIGTTSPRRRAQLLALRPDLQFVEMRGNIDTRLRKLEDGECDALVLACAGLDRIGRTESVHQRFGVDELTPAPGQGALGLETRHPEHAVDVTRDAAIYAAVRALECWETRFAVEAERAFLNGMGGGCDLPLGAYCQARAGGWEMRAQVLARDGEQSVEVTLRTEAGEDAVALGTRAAKWVKDAGGLDLLDEKLVG
- the hemA gene encoding glutamyl-tRNA reductase; protein product: MSEQSLVLLGVNHNTAPVDVRERLAIPAGRLADATRSLAQQPGIREGLILSTCNRVEILTLQEDAPDLLRFLHEYFAVPAATIQPHLYEFREREAVRHLFRVASSLDSMVVGEPQILGQVKESYSVAREVGAVSGTLEPLLQRAFTVAKKVRTETQIGSSSVSIASVAVDLARKIFGALANKTVLLVGAGKMSELAARHLIEQGVGSILVSNRTVERAEKIADSLRTPKITTGVLPFEDLYAEAHRADIVITSTGAAHQIFGRQHGQSFVQRRKGRPIFFIDIAVPRDVDPKVNEVEGCFVYDIDDLQQVAAANMADRSREAAEAERIVTSEVDRYQQKLLSLDAVPVIKALQAQAETLRQGELARVQARLAGLTPAQIEAVEALTRSLTNKFLHAPLMAVRDAAAQGDTAGLARLEELYVAKDGRRGS